One Cydia pomonella isolate Wapato2018A chromosome 15, ilCydPomo1, whole genome shotgun sequence DNA window includes the following coding sequences:
- the LOC133525769 gene encoding 23 kDa integral membrane protein-like, translated as MGCGTCVKVIVFITNILLALASLALIGVGVAALLIVHGDGPIVVIVVGAIAFVISFLGCCGALMDSQCMLFSYSILLIILMNLKTALATAIVVAQDSIKSTATALLQQQFEADNTSISWLEDALKCCGTHGARSYPYLQLPASCCNGDNCTIVNAYPGCNGALNEFVEDFGLGIAGCCVLLIAIELIAVIFALYLANHVANKYKSRY; from the exons atggGTTGCGGTACTTGTGTTAAAGTCATAGTTTTCATCACCAATATATTACTTGCA TTGGCAAGCTTGGCGCTGATCGGCGTCGGCGTCGCGGCGTTATTGATCGTACACGGCGATGGCCCCATCGTTGTCATCGTTGTCGGCGCCATTGCCTTCGTCATCTCATTCCTGGGCTGCTGCGGTGCCTTAATGGACAGTCAGTGCATGTTGTTCTCT TACTCAATCCTGCTGATCATCCTGATGAACCTGAAGACCGCATTGGCGACGGCGATCGTGGTGGCCCAGGACTCCATAAAGTCTACAGCTACGGCTCTGCTGCAACAGCAGTTCGAAGCCGACAACACGTCCATCTCCTGGCTTGAGGACGCG TTAAAGTGTTGCGGCACGCATGGTGCCCGCTCGTACCCGTACCTGCAGCTGCCGGCGTCTTGCTGCAACGGAGACAACTGTACCATCGTCAACGCATACCCCGGCTGCAATGGTGCGCTGAACGAGTTCGTCGAGGACTTCGGACTGGGCATCGCTGGCTGCTGCGTACTGCTGATCGCCATTGAG TTGATCGCAGTGATCTTCGCCCTCTACCTGGCCAACCacgtggcaaacaagtataagAGTCGCTACTGA
- the LOC133525613 gene encoding E3 ubiquitin-protein ligase RMND5A isoform X2 — MSISAFPYSTGFLVNCFEVIPAAMDSCIGVEQDLDKALTKFNGLQEHANKCLEDVIKQVEELRKEIANQPANSALSQEQSAAVCELVASIKQNVSNLSTDHRELHATVSRVGKSIDRHFIADYASVAPKAESFCNDANRPIMEQAIAQHLYRQGLEEAGDAFVAASGCGPVARACTFALLQRCAAALAEGDPSAALEWAERHAADLQHSPLPFTLHRMQALKLGREQGVGAAIEYVRGVFPAHAARHERALQAAVCALAWCAPGAPPPPPHYRALLDPRALGAEAGELFVREACTLLRLAPLSPLAGAVLAGARVLPALHDLRAKMTHPHVVAAWADEELPLEVSVCTGAEAEPCVREACTLLRLAPLSPLAGAVLAGARVLPALHDLRAKMTHPHVVAAWADEELPLEVSVCTGAEAEPCVREACTLLRLAPLSPLAGAVLAGARVLPALHDLRAKMTHPHVVAAWADEELPLEVDLGEDGGGYHSVFACPILRQQASEHNPPMRLLCGHVISRDALNKLAMGVKLKCPYCPMEQSPSEARQIYFS; from the exons ATGAGTATTTCCGCATTTCCATACAGTACAGGTTTTTTGGTTAATTGTTTTGAGGTTATCCCGGCCGCCATGGATTCTTGTATCGGAGTTGAACAAGATTTGGACAAAGCATTAACTAAATTCAATGGTTTACAAGAACACGCAAACAAGTGCCTCGAGGATGTTATTAAGCAGGTTGAAGAGCTAAGGAAAGAAATAGCTAATC AGCCTGCAAACTCAGCGCTATCACAAGAACAGTCCGCAGCCGTGTGCGAGCTAGTGGCCTCCATCAAGCAAAATGTTTCAAATCTCTCTACAG ATCACAGAGAGCTGCATGCGACCGTGTCCCGCGTGGGCAAGTCCATCGACCGTCACTTCATCGCCGACTACGCGTCCGTGGCCCCCAAGGCCGAGAGCTTCTGCAATGATGCCAATCGGCCTATCATGGAGCAGGCCATAGCGCAACATCTATACCGACAG GGTCTTGAAGAGGCCGGTGACGCATTCGTGGCCGCCTCCGGCTGCGGGCCGGTGGCCCGCGCGTGCACGTTCGCGTTGCTGCAGCGCTGCGCCGCTGCCCTGGCCGAGGGCGACCCTTCCGCCGCTCTAGAGTGGGCGGAGCGCCATGCGGCGGACTTACAGCACAGTCCATTGCCCTTTACTTTACATCGAATGCAGGCGCTCAAG CTGGGGCGCGAGCAAGGCGTGGGCGCGGCCATAGAGTACGTGCGCGGCGTGTTCCCGGCGCACGCGGCGCGGCACGAGCGCGCGCTGCAGGCGGCCGTGTGCGCGCTGGCCTGGTGCGCgcccggcgcgccgccgccgccgccgcactaCCGCGCGCTGCTCGACCCGCGGGCGCTGG GCGCGGAGGCGGGCGAGCTGTTCGTGCGCGAGGCGTGCACGCTGCTGCGGCTGGCGCCGCTGTCCCCGCTGGCCGGCGCCGTGCTGGCGGGCGCGCGTGTGCTGCCCGCGCTGCACGACCTGCGCGCCAAGATGACGCACCCGCACGTCGTCGCGGCCTGGGCCGACGAGGAGCTGCCGCTGGAGGTGAGCGTGTGTACAGGCGCGGAGGCGGAGCCGTGCGTGCGCGAGGCGTGCACGCTGCTGCGGCTGGCGCCGCTGTCCCCGCTGGCCGGCGCCGTGCTGGCGGGCGCGCGCGTGCTGCCCGCGCTGCACGACCTGCGCGCCAAGATGACGCACCCGCACGTCGTCGCGGCCTGGGCCGACGAGGAGCTGCCGCTGGAGGTGAGCGTGTGTACAGGCGCGGAGGCGGAGCCGTGCGTGCGCGAGGCGTGCACGCTGCTGCGGCTGGCGCCGCTGTCCCCGCTGGCCGGCGCCGTGCTGGCGGGCGCGCGCGTGCTGCCCGCGCTGCACGACCTGCGCGCCAAGATGACGCACCCGCACGTCGTCGCGGCCTGGGCCGACGAGGAGCTGCCGCTGGAG GTGGACCTTGGTGAGGACGGCGGCGGCTACCACTCGGTCTTCGCCTGCCCCATACTTCGCCAGCAGGCATCGGAGCACAACCCTCCCATGCGGTTGTTATGCGGACATGTCATCTCCAGAGACGCGCTTAATAAACTCGCCATGGGCGTCAA GTTGAAATGCCCGTACTGCCCGATGGAGCAGTCCCCGTCGGAAGCCCGCCAGATCTACTTCTCCTGA
- the LOC133525613 gene encoding E3 ubiquitin-protein ligase RMND5A isoform X1: MSISAFPYSTGFLVNCFEVIPAAMDSCIGVEQDLDKALTKFNGLQEHANKCLEDVIKQVEELRKEIANQPANSALSQEQSAAVCELVASIKQNVSNLSTDHRELHATVSRVGKSIDRHFIADYASVAPKAESFCNDANRPIMEQAIAQHLYRQGLEEAGDAFVAASGCGPVARACTFALLQRCAAALAEGDPSAALEWAERHAADLQHSPLPFTLHRMQALKLGREQGVGAAIEYVRGVFPAHAARHERALQAAVCALAWCAPGAPPPPPHYRALLDPRALGAEAGELFVREACTLLRLAPLSPLAGAVLAGARVLPALHDLRAKMTHPHVVAAWADEELPLEVSVCTGAEAEPCVREACTLLRLAPLSPLAGAVLAGARVLPALHDLRAKMTHPHVVAAWADEELPLEVSVCTGAEAEPCVREACTLLRLAPLSPLAGAVLAGARVLPALHDLRAKMTHPHVVAAWADEELPLEFINLQVDLGEDGGGYHSVFACPILRQQASEHNPPMRLLCGHVISRDALNKLAMGVKLKCPYCPMEQSPSEARQIYFS, translated from the exons ATGAGTATTTCCGCATTTCCATACAGTACAGGTTTTTTGGTTAATTGTTTTGAGGTTATCCCGGCCGCCATGGATTCTTGTATCGGAGTTGAACAAGATTTGGACAAAGCATTAACTAAATTCAATGGTTTACAAGAACACGCAAACAAGTGCCTCGAGGATGTTATTAAGCAGGTTGAAGAGCTAAGGAAAGAAATAGCTAATC AGCCTGCAAACTCAGCGCTATCACAAGAACAGTCCGCAGCCGTGTGCGAGCTAGTGGCCTCCATCAAGCAAAATGTTTCAAATCTCTCTACAG ATCACAGAGAGCTGCATGCGACCGTGTCCCGCGTGGGCAAGTCCATCGACCGTCACTTCATCGCCGACTACGCGTCCGTGGCCCCCAAGGCCGAGAGCTTCTGCAATGATGCCAATCGGCCTATCATGGAGCAGGCCATAGCGCAACATCTATACCGACAG GGTCTTGAAGAGGCCGGTGACGCATTCGTGGCCGCCTCCGGCTGCGGGCCGGTGGCCCGCGCGTGCACGTTCGCGTTGCTGCAGCGCTGCGCCGCTGCCCTGGCCGAGGGCGACCCTTCCGCCGCTCTAGAGTGGGCGGAGCGCCATGCGGCGGACTTACAGCACAGTCCATTGCCCTTTACTTTACATCGAATGCAGGCGCTCAAG CTGGGGCGCGAGCAAGGCGTGGGCGCGGCCATAGAGTACGTGCGCGGCGTGTTCCCGGCGCACGCGGCGCGGCACGAGCGCGCGCTGCAGGCGGCCGTGTGCGCGCTGGCCTGGTGCGCgcccggcgcgccgccgccgccgccgcactaCCGCGCGCTGCTCGACCCGCGGGCGCTGG GCGCGGAGGCGGGCGAGCTGTTCGTGCGCGAGGCGTGCACGCTGCTGCGGCTGGCGCCGCTGTCCCCGCTGGCCGGCGCCGTGCTGGCGGGCGCGCGTGTGCTGCCCGCGCTGCACGACCTGCGCGCCAAGATGACGCACCCGCACGTCGTCGCGGCCTGGGCCGACGAGGAGCTGCCGCTGGAGGTGAGCGTGTGTACAGGCGCGGAGGCGGAGCCGTGCGTGCGCGAGGCGTGCACGCTGCTGCGGCTGGCGCCGCTGTCCCCGCTGGCCGGCGCCGTGCTGGCGGGCGCGCGCGTGCTGCCCGCGCTGCACGACCTGCGCGCCAAGATGACGCACCCGCACGTCGTCGCGGCCTGGGCCGACGAGGAGCTGCCGCTGGAGGTGAGCGTGTGTACAGGCGCGGAGGCGGAGCCGTGCGTGCGCGAGGCGTGCACGCTGCTGCGGCTGGCGCCGCTGTCCCCGCTGGCCGGCGCCGTGCTGGCGGGCGCGCGCGTGCTGCCCGCGCTGCACGACCTGCGCGCCAAGATGACGCACCCGCACGTCGTCGCGGCCTGGGCCGACGAGGAGCTGCCGCTGGAG TTCATAAACCTGCAGGTGGACCTTGGTGAGGACGGCGGCGGCTACCACTCGGTCTTCGCCTGCCCCATACTTCGCCAGCAGGCATCGGAGCACAACCCTCCCATGCGGTTGTTATGCGGACATGTCATCTCCAGAGACGCGCTTAATAAACTCGCCATGGGCGTCAA GTTGAAATGCCCGTACTGCCCGATGGAGCAGTCCCCGTCGGAAGCCCGCCAGATCTACTTCTCCTGA